The Litoribacterium kuwaitense DNA window GGCTGTATCTCTAAAAGCGATCATTTATTTGTTATCTGTCCTATAGCTAGGCTTTCCAAGTCTCGCTCGTGTAGAAAGTTCATACTTAGCACCTATTTAATTCGATATCATTTTTTTATTGTAGGCTTTACCGATCATGATTAACTTAAAAAGGCGTAAAAGGGTTTAACCTTCTACGTCTTTTTAGACTTCACGACTTTTTAAACATCCGGTAATAGACAAAACCGAGACATAATGCTCCGCCAATGGAGCATACATAAGGTAGGATGTCCACACGAATCATCTCCTGCTCGTTTCAGCATTTCAATGTAGTGTTGAACACGCCAATCATTCCTATACATTATTGCGCAAAAACGTGTCCGCCAATTTGTGTAATGGTTGCACGCGTAAAAATCCACTGCGACGTTGCTGTGTTCGGATTATAATAATACAGTGCCTGGCCTGTAGGATCCCAGCCTTGCAACGCATAATACACCGCCTCATAAGCCTGGTCATTTGGTTCTAAGGCATATTGCCCATCCTGAATGGCAGTAAATGCATTCTCTTGATAAATGACTCCAGAGACTGTATTCGGAAACTCTTGCGATTCAAGACGATTTAAAATAACAGCAGCCACGGCGACCTGACCCCGCATTGATTCTCCACGTGCTTCCCCATGAACTGCTTTTGCCATTGAACGGATTTCTTTTTTAGTAATTGTTTGTGAGTATAGCTTTTGCAATGTATCGTTCGTCAGCTCACCATTTGAATGCAAGCCGCGACTATCTTGAAATTGTTTCAGTGCATTTTCAGTTTGTGAAGACCATTGGCCGCTTTTTGAACCTACAGCATAGCCTAATGACTTTAAACGTTTTTGCACATCAACAATGGTTGTTTCGGTAAACATTTTCTCTGCTTTTGTATGAAATGGATGCAAGATGACAAGACAAATGGTACATAGTAGGATAGAAGTAATCCTTTTTATATGAATTCCTCCTTTCACATCACTCAGCGATGCGACTTGGTCACTTTTTTGATCATACATAAGCCATCCTACCGAAATGTATGCCGGCGTTCTATAGTGTTCTATTGGTGATAGAGGAGGACGACGTCCAAAAAAGGAAACGCATGGGCAAGGAGGAGATTGATTCTGAAAAAAAGCTTTTATCAATACGTTATGAAATACAGGCAGCCTAAAGCCGTTGATGATTATTCAGCCTTCGCTGAAGACCTATTTAAAGACCATCTATTTCCAAAACACTCTGGAAGTTATGAAGAAATCAGCCGATATTTAGAAGAGAATGCTCTGTCATTAAATGCTGTTCAAGTTTTTGATGACTTGTGGCGTTTATATGAAGAGGAAGAAGTGTAATAAGTAAGTAGTGCTGTTTTTGATAATGAAGTGAGAGGAGTTTTTCCATGAGCATGATGGACACAAAGCAGTTAATCGAACAAACATTCCAAGAACTCGCAAAGGACCCAACGCTTTTAGCTGATATAAGCGAGGCAGAACGCGAAAAGTTCTTAGACTCTGCTGAAGAAATTTTAACGACGACAGACAAAGTAATCAAAAGCTACATACGAGTCACACGTGATAATGGGTCCGTCATCCGTATTCCTGCCTATCGTGTACAACACAGTAATGTCAGCGGTTTCTATAAAGGCGGAATTCGCTTTAGTGAAAATGTCAACGAAGATGAAGTGGAAAATCTCGCTTTTTTAATGACGCTAAAAAATGCCCTTCACGAGCTTCCATACGGAGGTGCCAAAGGTGGCGTTGGCATCCAGCCACGCGACTTTTCCGATCGAGAGCTGTACAGCATTAGTAAAAAATATGTACAACGGTTCTCGCCAGATCTTGGACCAACGCATGACATACCGGCTCCAGATGTAGGAACAAGCGCACGTGTTATGGACTGGATGGTCGGTGAATATAAAACAATTCATCCTGGTGATCAATACTTAAACGCATTTACAGGGAAAAGCGTCGAAAACGGGGGCGCTCTTGGTCGTCGTGAAGCCACAGGACGAGGCACTTTCCTTAGCTATTTTTGGCTTTTAAATAGCTGGCTTGACCAAAAAATGAGCCAGTCTCAAGAAGACCTCCCTAAGATTATGCAACACAAACAGTGGAATACGCTGGATGAACTGAGACAAAAGCACTCCGCTTCAGATCCGATTGATGTCGCAATCCAAGGGTTTGGTAATGTCGGCAGTGTGGTCGCGAAAGAAGCATTTGACGCAAGCAAAATTAACCACCGTGTTATCGGTGTTTCCGACCGCTACACGACCCTTTATCACCCGAATGGCTTAAACATTCCAAAACTGATCCAATATACGGATAAACATATCGATCTGCCAAAAACGGAACAAGATTTATTAGAAGCTGGCATTGAAGCGACGATTTATCCACCGGAAGACGTGTTAACACTTGATGCCGAAGTGCTGTTTCTTGCTGCCATTGAAAACCAAGTGCATGAAGGAAACATGGAAGATATTAAAGCAAGTATTCTCGTTGAAGGGGCAAATGCGCCAGTGAACGCACAAGCTGACAAATATTTGCAGGATAAAGGTGCACTCGTGATCCCTGATATTCTTGTCAATGCCGGCGGCGTCATTGTCTCCTATCTAGAATGGAAACAAGCAAAAATTACTCGCATTTACAGCGAAAAAGAAGTCCATGAAGAAATGGCAAAACAGTTGATCCAAACATACCAAAAGGTTTATGATGCTTACTTTTACGGTGAATCACAATCTATGCGTAAAGTGTGTTACACATTGGCATTAAAACGTCTGATTACCCTGCTCCATCGCCTCGGAAAGCTTTATTAAATTCAACATTCTTGGGGGAGAGATCATGAAGACGATTCCCATTACGAGTATTGAAGGCGTGCGGATTGGCCAAGTGTCAGATCACGACAATTTGACAGGCTGTACGGTTTTATTTTGCCCCTCTGGTGCTGTTGGCGGTGTGTCTGTTCGTGGAGGCGCTCCTGGAACACGTGAAACAGATGCCCTTCACCCTTCGCGTCTCGTTTCTGAAGTGCATGCGATCTTTTTAACCGGCGGATCAGCCTACGGTTTACGCGTCGCTGACGGTATTATGGATTATTTAGAAGAGCAAGAGATTGGCTTTGAAACAGAAGCCGCACGTGTGCCCATCGTCAGTGGAGCCGTCATCTATGATTTAAATGAAGGAGCGCCACATGTCCGTCCCGACGCTGCGATGGGAAGATTAGCATGCGAACGGGTGTCGAACGCATTTGACGTTGGCCGCTATGGTGCAGGTACTGGTGCGACTATTGGAAAAGTGAGAGGGAAAGAAGGACAAATGAACGGTGGCATTGGCGCCGCCGCCTGCCAAATAGGCGATGTGAAAATGGGAGCCGTCGTCGCGGTCAATTGCTTTGGGGATGTGTTCCATCCACTCACAGGGAAACGTTTAGCAGGTGTGACTGGTGAGCAATCCGTCGAAGATATCTTGCTTTCCGGCAATATTCCTGATCAAAAGCGTGAGAATACAACGATTGGGGTCATTGTTACGAATGCTTCGTTAAGCAAAGAGGAAAGCACAAAATTAGCGGATATTGGTCACAATGGATTCGCCCGCACCATCCGTCCTGTACACACAATGGTGGATGGAGATACGCTATTTTCCATGGCGACGGGAGCCGTTAAAGACTACTCGTTCCTTCAGCTCAGCGTACTAGCTGTCAAAGTCGTCGAAGAAGCTGTTATTTCTGCCGTCATTGCTGCAAATGACCTCGATCTCTCTGAGTAAGGTGCTTTTCATTTTCACTTTTTTTTGCTATGATTAACTGTTGTATGAACGGTGAAATAGAAAGGTGAAGAGAATGACACAAAAAGCGTATCGAGTGTTGCTGTACTACCAATATGTAACCATTGATGATCCAGAAACATTTGCTGCAGAGCATTTAGCTTACTGCAAAAATTTAGGAATTAAAGGACGTATTCTTGTAGCTCATGAAGGAATAAATGGCACAGTATCGGGGACAGTTGAACAAACTGAAGCTTACATGGAACATGTCCGGAGCGATGAACGCTTCAAAGATATGGCATTTAAAATAGATGAAGCCGATAAACATGCCTTTAAAAAGATGCACGTACGTCCGCGACCAGAAATTGTTAATTCCTCGCTCAATGAACATATTAACCCTAATCGACAAACGGGGCGCTACCTAGAACCTGAAGAATTTAGGAAAGCGCTAGAGGATGATGATGTTGTCATCATCGATGCTCGTAACGATTATGAATATGACATTGGACATTTCCGTAATGCCATTCGACCAGACATCAAGACGTTTAGAGAGCTACCTCAATGGATTAAAGAGAATCTAGCAGATCAAAAAGACAAAAAGATTCTTACTTACTGCACGGGCGGGATTCGTTGTGAAAAATTTACCGGCTTCCTGATTGACGAGGGTTTTAAAGACGTCAACCAACTTCACGGTGGCATTGTCACTTACGGAAAAGATGAAAAAGTTCAAGGCGAGCTATATGACGGCAAATGTTTCGTCTTCGATGAGCGTATGTCTGTTCCAGTCAACCAAAAAGAAGACGTTGTCGTTGGGAAATGCTATCATTGTGGCAAAGCAGAAGATCGCTATGTAAACTGCGCAAATCCAGAGTGCAACAGGCTATATGTTTGTTGTGAGGAGTGCGAACCAAAATATCGCCGTTCATGCTCAGATGACTGCCGCACACACGGTAGAAACCGTTATGTTGATCCAGAAGAACCGCAAAGTCAGCAAGTCGGATAAATGCTACTTTCAAGTGTAGACAAAGTTAGGCTACTTTTGTCTACACTTATTTTCATTTACAATGTTTCTGCTTATATTTGCAACATGAAACAGGCGGAGCACTAAGGCCATTTTAGGGTCATGCTCAAAATAAAAAATGAAGCCGCAAATATTGTTGTATAAAGAGGATTTCTCTCACATATCTCGAATTGATTTGTGTAGAACGCCATTAAGATTAGGGGAGAGACATCATATGAAAATTGGATTAAGCTCATACAGCATCGTGAGAGCATTAAATGAGGGGACTTTTGACATTTTCGGGGCGATGGACTGGATGAAGGAAAAAGGGGCAGAGCATATTGAAATTGTACCCTTTGGCTTCGACATTAACGTAGAAGTCGCTAAACAAATCAAACAAAAAGGGCAAGACATCGATCTTGATATTTCCAATTATGCTATTGGGGCTAACGTCTTAAATGAAGATGGAAGTGTCAATCGCAAGGAAGTGGATCGCTTAAAAGAAGAAGTCGATATTGCACACGCCCTCGGTGTAAAACGGATGCGCCATGACGTTGTCGGCCATCGTGACAACCCACTTGATTTTAATGCATTCGAGAAGGATCTGCCTAACCTTGCTGAAGCATGTAGAGAAATCGCTCAGTATGCGCGCGAAGCTGATATCGTCACAAGTATTGAAAATCACGGATTTTACGTCCAAGGTTCTGACCGAGTGTCGAGACTGATCCATGAAGTAAACGAACCAAATTTCCGCCTTACACTTGATGTAGGTAACTATTTATGTGTCGATGAAGATCCTGAAGCCGCCGTTGTGAAAACGCTTGATCTAGCATCTATTGTTCATTTTAAAGATTTTCTTATTCGTAAAAACTGGAATCCAGGCAATCACTGGTTAACAACACCTTTTGATACATATTTGCGAGGGTCGGTCATCGGGGAAGGGGACATCAATTTACAAAGGGTCGCTCGTCGTGTCGCTGAATCGTTTGACGGCTATGTGTCCGTCGAATTTGAAGGCCCAGAAGACTGCTTATGGGCTTCTGAGATTTCGATGAACAATGTACGACGTCTGTTTGCAGAAGTACCATCGACTAACGAAGGTTAAGAGGGCAAAACTCATCTTCTCTAAGTCAAAGTGATCGTTTTATAGCATGCAAGAAAAGCATCCCTACTTAAGGGATGCTTTTTCGTTGAACGGAAATCTCACGAGGCCCGAATAGCGTATGCATTAGTGTGTCTGTTTCCACCTCATTCAAAGGAACTAAAGGAAGGCGTACATTTCCTGCCGGAAGTCCTTTTCGGTACATCGCTGCTTTTAGCGGCACCGGATTTGGTGAGGAAAAGAGAGCATTCATCCGCGGTACGAGATCGCGGTGGATTTGACCCGCTAAGGCCGGTTGTCCGCCAAAGAAGGCATGCAGCATTTGCTTCATTTCCGGTCCAAACAAATGACTTGCCACCGATACTGCGCCGGAACAGCCGACAGCGACTGCTGGCAGGGTCAAATGATCTTCACCAGTATAAATATGAAAATCGTGTGGTGTTTTTTCCACCATTTCAGCGATTTTAGCAAATTCGTCGCTTGCTTCCTTTAAAGCAACAATGTTTGGTAGCTGCGCAAGGCGAATCAGCGTTTCTGCTGACAGATTGGAAGCAGTTCGTCCAGGGACATTGTATAACATGACCGGCAGAGAAGTCGCCTCAGCTATTGCTCTAAAATGCTGATACAATCCTTCTTGACTTGGCTTATTATAGTAAGGCGCGACGAGCATAATCCCTTGAACACCGAGAGCTGCAGCTTTTTTTGTCATCTGAATCGATTGTGCAGTATTATTTGAGCCAGTACCTGCGATGACCGGAATTCGTCCAGCAGCGGCCAGAACCGTTTCCGATAAAACGACTTGCTTTTCATCCTCACTTAAGACAGGGCTCTCACCTGTTGTCCCGCAAGCAACAATAGCATCGGAACCATTTTCAATGAGATGATTTACAAGTCGATGAATACCAGGAATATCGACCTCATCATCAGCCGTAAAAGGGGTGACCATCGCTGTAATTAGTTGTCCAAAATACATAATAAAACCCTCCAGGAGAAAAAATAAAAATCCTTTGGTCTACCAATGAAATAAATGACCAAAAAAGGGCTTCAGACGCAGGCTGCAATACATAAAAAAGCAGCATAAGAATCGCAATCGCTATCCTCATGCTGCTTGAAACGTATTCGCTTCTACATACATGTGATAGCCCTCCATATAGTTTAAAAACAAACTATATGACAGTTCTGCATTTATTTAATGCAAAACCAGCAGTCTCGTGTATGAGTGCACGATTGACTTGCTTCGGCGGCTTCCCCTTTCAGCTGTCTTCTTCGGTCTCATCTCCTCCAACGGCTTACTGATGGCTTCCGCACCTCTATCGTTCTTATTCAAAATGTGTTTAAGCACTTTTAACGTCATGTTATGTAACAATATATCAGAAAAAATCTAGTGACGCAATGCGATTTATCTACGTTACTCAATTCTGTCAAATAAATGTAAAGGTCGGAACGTTTAAAATGAAGAAGCAAAGGGAAAAATGTCAAATAATCAAAAAACGATCATGGAGGTGTGTCGGTTGACCATTGAACGGATCGCATTAGTTATTGACAGAGCTCCCGAACAGCTTCAAGGTATTGATGTCGTTGCTCCCCTTGTTGAAATGTATTCTGCTCACCTCACACTGTTATACGTTGCCAGTGAAAAGCGCAAACATTCTACGGCTTTCCAAGGCATGAGCCACCTGTTAACTGTAGCCGCTAATAAACAAGTATCCGATGAAAAAATGCTTCTCATACAACAAAAGAGGGTGGAAGTGGAAGGAGAGGATGTCTATCGGTCTGCGCGGATCAAGCTATGGAAAAATGGAATTCAAGCTCATTTCAAAGCCATTTGTGGCGACTTCCCTTATGCTGTGTCTGATTTTGCAATTCAAGAGAAT harbors:
- a CDS encoding cell wall hydrolase translates to MYDQKSDQVASLSDVKGGIHIKRITSILLCTICLVILHPFHTKAEKMFTETTIVDVQKRLKSLGYAVGSKSGQWSSQTENALKQFQDSRGLHSNGELTNDTLQKLYSQTITKKEIRSMAKAVHGEARGESMRGQVAVAAVILNRLESQEFPNTVSGVIYQENAFTAIQDGQYALEPNDQAYEAVYYALQGWDPTGQALYYYNPNTATSQWIFTRATITQIGGHVFAQ
- a CDS encoding YozE family protein gives rise to the protein MILKKSFYQYVMKYRQPKAVDDYSAFAEDLFKDHLFPKHSGSYEEISRYLEENALSLNAVQVFDDLWRLYEEEEV
- a CDS encoding Glu/Leu/Phe/Val family dehydrogenase, whose product is MSMMDTKQLIEQTFQELAKDPTLLADISEAEREKFLDSAEEILTTTDKVIKSYIRVTRDNGSVIRIPAYRVQHSNVSGFYKGGIRFSENVNEDEVENLAFLMTLKNALHELPYGGAKGGVGIQPRDFSDRELYSISKKYVQRFSPDLGPTHDIPAPDVGTSARVMDWMVGEYKTIHPGDQYLNAFTGKSVENGGALGRREATGRGTFLSYFWLLNSWLDQKMSQSQEDLPKIMQHKQWNTLDELRQKHSASDPIDVAIQGFGNVGSVVAKEAFDASKINHRVIGVSDRYTTLYHPNGLNIPKLIQYTDKHIDLPKTEQDLLEAGIEATIYPPEDVLTLDAEVLFLAAIENQVHEGNMEDIKASILVEGANAPVNAQADKYLQDKGALVIPDILVNAGGVIVSYLEWKQAKITRIYSEKEVHEEMAKQLIQTYQKVYDAYFYGESQSMRKVCYTLALKRLITLLHRLGKLY
- a CDS encoding P1 family peptidase, translating into MKTIPITSIEGVRIGQVSDHDNLTGCTVLFCPSGAVGGVSVRGGAPGTRETDALHPSRLVSEVHAIFLTGGSAYGLRVADGIMDYLEEQEIGFETEAARVPIVSGAVIYDLNEGAPHVRPDAAMGRLACERVSNAFDVGRYGAGTGATIGKVRGKEGQMNGGIGAAACQIGDVKMGAVVAVNCFGDVFHPLTGKRLAGVTGEQSVEDILLSGNIPDQKRENTTIGVIVTNASLSKEESTKLADIGHNGFARTIRPVHTMVDGDTLFSMATGAVKDYSFLQLSVLAVKVVEEAVISAVIAANDLDLSE
- the trhO gene encoding oxygen-dependent tRNA uridine(34) hydroxylase TrhO — protein: MTQKAYRVLLYYQYVTIDDPETFAAEHLAYCKNLGIKGRILVAHEGINGTVSGTVEQTEAYMEHVRSDERFKDMAFKIDEADKHAFKKMHVRPRPEIVNSSLNEHINPNRQTGRYLEPEEFRKALEDDDVVIIDARNDYEYDIGHFRNAIRPDIKTFRELPQWIKENLADQKDKKILTYCTGGIRCEKFTGFLIDEGFKDVNQLHGGIVTYGKDEKVQGELYDGKCFVFDERMSVPVNQKEDVVVGKCYHCGKAEDRYVNCANPECNRLYVCCEECEPKYRRSCSDDCRTHGRNRYVDPEEPQSQQVG
- a CDS encoding sugar phosphate isomerase/epimerase family protein, translated to MKIGLSSYSIVRALNEGTFDIFGAMDWMKEKGAEHIEIVPFGFDINVEVAKQIKQKGQDIDLDISNYAIGANVLNEDGSVNRKEVDRLKEEVDIAHALGVKRMRHDVVGHRDNPLDFNAFEKDLPNLAEACREIAQYAREADIVTSIENHGFYVQGSDRVSRLIHEVNEPNFRLTLDVGNYLCVDEDPEAAVVKTLDLASIVHFKDFLIRKNWNPGNHWLTTPFDTYLRGSVIGEGDINLQRVARRVAESFDGYVSVEFEGPEDCLWASEISMNNVRRLFAEVPSTNEG
- the dapA gene encoding 4-hydroxy-tetrahydrodipicolinate synthase is translated as MYFGQLITAMVTPFTADDEVDIPGIHRLVNHLIENGSDAIVACGTTGESPVLSEDEKQVVLSETVLAAAGRIPVIAGTGSNNTAQSIQMTKKAAALGVQGIMLVAPYYNKPSQEGLYQHFRAIAEATSLPVMLYNVPGRTASNLSAETLIRLAQLPNIVALKEASDEFAKIAEMVEKTPHDFHIYTGEDHLTLPAVAVGCSGAVSVASHLFGPEMKQMLHAFFGGQPALAGQIHRDLVPRMNALFSSPNPVPLKAAMYRKGLPAGNVRLPLVPLNEVETDTLMHTLFGPREISVQRKSIP